The Aedes aegypti strain LVP_AGWG chromosome 3, AaegL5.0 Primary Assembly, whole genome shotgun sequence genome contains a region encoding:
- the LOC5576485 gene encoding LOW QUALITY PROTEIN: putative ATP synthase subunit f, mitochondrial (The sequence of the model RefSeq protein was modified relative to this genomic sequence to represent the inferred CDS: inserted 2 bases in 1 codon; substituted 1 base at 1 genomic stop codon) — MAFGDHPAEYNPKIHGPYDPVRYYGKPDTPLTQVKLIELGAWFGHRDKNPRLPLXSLAFWRWXHKYWKPKRMGIAPFFQAIVGGMVFFYAINCGKRKHHRNY, encoded by the exons ATGGCTTTCGGTGATCATCCGGCGGAGTACAACCCGAAGATCCACGGACCTTACGACCCTGTCCGTTACTACGGCAAGCCGGATACGCCCTTGACCCAGGTGAAGTTGATCGAATTGGGTGCTTGGTTTGGCCACCGTGACAAGAACCCAAGGCTGCCACT GAGCCTTGCCTTTTGGAGATGGTAACACAAGTACTGGAAACCCAAGCGGATGGGAATTGCCCCGTTCTTCCAGGCCATCGTCGGCGGAATGGTATTCTTCTATGCCATCAACTGCGGCAAACGGAAGCACCACAGGAACTACTAG